One Algibacter sp. L3A6 genomic region harbors:
- a CDS encoding transglutaminase domain-containing protein, with protein sequence MKHITLFFFLLNTLFISAQEEPYSSDTFTVSLEDVQTRTFAKDSSANALVIYEQGDSYVDKEEYDLHTKIKHKVKLLNTEGFEHANVAIYLYKSKNSKEKIENIKAITYNNVGGNLIKSHLLEKDIYTEDYNENTTLVKFTLPNIKEGSVITYSYEVISPFMFKYHGWDFQSGIPKLYSEYKASIPGNWLYHTKLVGQEKLDVTESEIKKECLVMRNGATADCGNSTFAMKDIPAFIEEDYMTTKSNYLARIEYELETFRGMDGSIKHYTKTWKSVDKELKSEKEIGKQIRTSVDLEDLLTANIINETDALKKTEAIYQYVQEQYTWNGDYKIFKDVSIKDLIETRSGNVSSINILLHNILREADIDVKPVLLSTRNNGFPTVIYPVISDFNYLIVQATIGDDTYFLDATDKFLTFGEIPFRCLNERGRVMDFKAGSEWVDITPKYPTTTMYSTELTLNNDATVSGTVKGKKTGYHALNAKKAYFPNTDNYIDKLEDKHPNLEITNHEVLSESQTSNGFSESYNVDLEFDNPDANLLYLNPFIAKFFTTNPFKLQERSYPIDFGYADTYFYTLRLNFDPEVYEVSETPKGVNLAIPNSKGSISYSSAVKENQVQLMFKVRFNDALYPPEYYPYLKEMMNKVVEIQTNSLILFKKK encoded by the coding sequence AGATAAAGAAGAATACGATTTACACACCAAAATAAAACACAAAGTAAAACTACTTAATACAGAAGGTTTCGAGCATGCCAATGTTGCTATTTACTTATACAAAAGCAAGAACAGTAAAGAGAAAATTGAAAATATTAAAGCCATTACCTATAATAACGTTGGTGGTAATTTAATTAAATCTCACCTTTTAGAAAAAGATATTTATACTGAAGATTATAACGAGAACACAACTTTGGTTAAATTCACTTTACCAAATATCAAAGAAGGCTCAGTAATTACTTATAGTTACGAGGTTATTTCGCCGTTTATGTTTAAATATCACGGTTGGGATTTCCAGAGTGGTATTCCTAAACTTTATAGTGAATACAAAGCGAGTATTCCAGGAAACTGGTTGTATCACACAAAATTAGTAGGTCAAGAAAAACTAGATGTTACAGAATCTGAAATAAAAAAAGAATGCTTAGTGATGCGTAATGGAGCAACCGCAGATTGCGGAAACAGCACCTTTGCCATGAAAGACATTCCGGCTTTTATTGAAGAAGATTACATGACAACTAAAAGCAACTATTTAGCACGTATAGAGTACGAATTAGAGACTTTTAGAGGCATGGACGGCTCTATTAAGCACTACACAAAAACTTGGAAAAGCGTTGATAAAGAATTAAAATCGGAAAAAGAAATTGGTAAGCAAATTAGAACGTCTGTTGATTTAGAAGATCTTTTAACAGCTAATATTATCAACGAAACTGATGCTTTAAAAAAAACTGAAGCTATTTATCAATACGTGCAAGAGCAATATACATGGAATGGCGATTATAAAATTTTTAAAGATGTATCCATAAAAGATTTAATAGAAACCCGTTCTGGCAACGTTTCGTCTATAAACATCCTCCTACATAATATATTAAGAGAAGCCGATATCGATGTAAAACCAGTACTACTTTCTACTCGAAATAACGGATTCCCTACCGTTATTTACCCTGTAATATCAGATTTTAATTATTTAATAGTACAAGCTACTATTGGAGATGACACGTATTTTTTAGATGCTACAGATAAGTTTTTAACCTTTGGAGAAATTCCTTTTAGATGTTTAAATGAAAGAGGACGCGTTATGGATTTTAAGGCTGGTAGCGAATGGGTTGATATTACACCAAAATACCCAACCACAACTATGTACAGCACAGAGTTAACTCTAAATAATGATGCAACCGTTAGCGGTACTGTAAAGGGAAAAAAAACGGGCTACCACGCCTTAAATGCTAAAAAAGCTTATTTCCCCAATACCGATAACTACATCGATAAACTAGAAGATAAACACCCGAATTTAGAGATTACAAACCACGAGGTATTAAGCGAAAGCCAAACCAGTAATGGGTTTAGCGAATCTTACAACGTCGATTTAGAGTTTGATAATCCTGACGCTAATTTGCTTTACTTAAATCCGTTTATAGCAAAGTTTTTTACGACTAACCCCTTTAAGCTACAGGAGCGCTCCTACCCTATAGACTTTGGTTACGCCGACACCTATTTCTATACCTTAAGATTGAATTTTGATCCCGAAGTATACGAAGTTTCGGAAACTCCAAAAGGTGTAAATCTTGCCATACCAAATAGCAAAGGCAGTATATCTTATTCATCGGCTGTAAAAGAAAACCAAGTGCAACTTATGTTTAAAGTACGCTTTAACGATGCTCTATATCCGCCGGAATATTACCCGTATTTAAAGGAAATGATGAATAAAGTTGTCGAAATTCAAACAAATTCATTAATATTATTCAAGAAAAAATAG
- a CDS encoding leucine-rich repeat domain-containing protein, which produces MKNLNLFILLLFNSVLFAQTPFIKDDIEYTNAGQPALAVEIKAYKGTATALALPSSVTNDANSTTYTVASIGFGAFFGSSLTSVTIANSITSIGNNAFTNSKLENIDIPDTVKSVGAYAFSDNSLKTATISNNLTSLEDYVFSNNDLTTISIPNSIISIGGNAFSFNTLTSVIIGDNVALIDNNAFYNNKIADITIPSSVNSIGDNAFMGNELKEITIPNNVTNIGENSFSDNYLTHVVLGSNLTSIGNEAFADNFITNVESYSANPPTLPTDAFNVNASIDLFIPEGTTQKYEDAGWTGFKSVTEDPALTLSIASASLKNEFTIINTTNDIRVNGPKGINVEELLVFNISGVNVRTSKETFIETTTLPHGVYILQIVTDKGSAVKKFFK; this is translated from the coding sequence ATGAAAAATTTAAATCTATTTATTTTACTACTATTTAATTCCGTTTTATTTGCTCAAACGCCTTTTATTAAAGATGATATTGAGTATACAAACGCAGGACAACCTGCTCTTGCAGTCGAAATCAAAGCTTATAAAGGTACAGCAACAGCATTGGCATTACCGAGCTCTGTAACCAATGATGCTAATTCAACAACCTATACTGTAGCATCTATAGGCTTTGGCGCTTTTTTTGGTTCTTCTTTAACAAGTGTTACTATAGCTAACAGCATTACATCTATTGGCAACAATGCTTTTACTAATAGTAAATTAGAAAACATTGACATCCCTGACACCGTAAAATCTGTTGGCGCTTATGCTTTTAGTGATAATTCATTAAAAACCGCAACAATCTCTAATAACTTAACTTCTCTTGAAGATTATGTATTTTCTAATAACGATTTAACGACTATTTCAATACCAAATAGTATAATTTCTATTGGAGGCAATGCGTTTAGTTTTAATACTTTAACAAGTGTAATTATTGGTGATAATGTAGCACTTATTGATAACAATGCTTTTTACAACAATAAAATAGCAGATATTACAATTCCTTCTAGCGTTAACTCTATTGGAGATAACGCATTTATGGGTAACGAGTTAAAAGAAATTACTATTCCGAATAACGTAACTAATATAGGAGAAAACTCTTTTTCCGACAATTATTTAACACACGTTGTTTTAGGAAGCAACCTAACATCTATTGGTAATGAGGCGTTTGCAGATAACTTTATCACAAATGTAGAATCTTACAGCGCTAATCCTCCTACATTACCTACTGATGCCTTTAATGTTAATGCTTCAATAGATTTATTCATTCCTGAAGGAACGACACAAAAATACGAAGATGCTGGTTGGACAGGATTTAAATCTGTTACCGAAGATCCTGCACTAACTTTAAGTATTGCTAGCGCATCTTTAAAAAATGAATTTACTATCATAAATACAACCAACGATATTCGAGTTAACGGCCCAAAAGGAATTAATGTTGAAGAATTATTAGTTTTTAATATTTCGGGAGTCAATGTAAGAACAAGCAAAGAAACATTTATAGAAACGACTACGTTACCTCATGGTGTTTACATTTTACAAATAGTTACTGATAAAGGTAGCGCAGTTAAAAAGTTTTTTAAATAA
- the miaA gene encoding tRNA (adenosine(37)-N6)-dimethylallyltransferase MiaA has protein sequence MLFSIFENSKKRNLISTTPKYLISIVGPTAIGKTALSIKLAQHFKTEIISADSRQFFKEMQIGTAAPNAEELAGAKHHFIHHKSVQDNYNVGAFEKDAISCLEQLFKTNNVAVMVGGSGLYNDAVTKGLDYFPKVKPSIREELNKELVINGLEPLITQLKALDLTTYNTISIDNPHRVIRALEVCIGSGKPYSSFLNKEKNKRPFTTITVGLTADRELIYNRINQRVDIMINSGLLDEVKTLLPYEDLNALNTVGYKELFRYLSGEWTLEFAISEIKKNTRRFAKRQLTWFKRNESTLWFDYESDLEKIITSVKAQMV, from the coding sequence TTGCTTTTCTCTATTTTTGAAAACTCAAAAAAAAGAAATCTCATCAGCACAACACCAAAATATCTCATTTCTATTGTTGGCCCAACCGCCATTGGAAAAACAGCTCTAAGTATAAAACTAGCACAGCACTTTAAAACTGAAATTATTTCGGCCGATTCTCGTCAGTTTTTTAAAGAAATGCAAATAGGCACAGCGGCTCCTAATGCAGAAGAACTTGCTGGCGCAAAACACCATTTTATTCATCATAAATCGGTGCAAGATAATTACAATGTTGGCGCCTTCGAAAAAGATGCAATAAGCTGTTTAGAGCAACTTTTTAAAACTAACAATGTCGCTGTCATGGTTGGCGGTTCTGGCTTATATAACGATGCCGTAACCAAAGGTTTAGACTACTTCCCAAAAGTTAAACCATCTATTCGAGAAGAACTCAATAAAGAGTTAGTGATTAACGGCTTAGAGCCTTTAATAACACAATTAAAAGCATTAGATTTAACAACCTATAATACCATTTCTATAGATAATCCACATCGTGTAATTCGTGCTCTAGAAGTTTGTATTGGTAGCGGAAAACCCTATTCTTCATTCTTAAATAAAGAAAAAAACAAGCGTCCGTTTACAACAATTACTGTGGGCTTAACAGCCGATCGTGAACTGATTTACAATCGTATAAATCAACGCGTAGATATCATGATAAATAGTGGTTTATTAGACGAAGTTAAAACACTACTTCCCTACGAAGATTTGAATGCATTAAACACCGTAGGCTACAAAGAATTGTTTAGATATTTAAGCGGAGAATGGACTTTAGAATTTGCTATTTCAGAAATTAAAAAGAATACGCGCCGCTTCGCAAAACGTCAGCTTACTTGGTTTAAAAGAAATGAAAGCACACTTTGGTTTGATTACGAAAGTGATTTAGAAAAAATAATAACTTCAGTGAAAGCACAAATGGTTTAA
- a CDS encoding ion transporter: MSQTSKKHWKIRLHEIIYEADTPKGKLFDVILLIAIIASIVLVMLESIKSFDAKYHNLLNISEWIITILFSIEYIARIVTVKKPLKYVTSFYGIIDLLSTSPKYISLLFGGIHALAALRALRLLRVFRILKLARFLGASQVLTNSLKASRAKISVFLFAVLILSIIFGTLMYLIEGEVSGFTSIPVSVYWCIVTLTTVGFGDIAPITPIGQLIAAIIMILGYGIIAVPTGIVSAEYVNQSKDKDATPQKPKVNLNSQSCQNCLASNHKDEAEFCYNCGNKLH, encoded by the coding sequence ATGAGTCAAACATCAAAAAAACATTGGAAAATCCGTCTTCACGAAATCATTTACGAGGCCGACACCCCAAAGGGTAAACTTTTCGATGTTATCCTACTCATTGCTATCATTGCGAGTATTGTGCTCGTTATGCTCGAAAGTATTAAGAGTTTCGATGCTAAATACCACAATTTACTAAACATTTCAGAGTGGATTATCACCATTCTATTCAGTATAGAATATATTGCCCGTATTGTTACGGTAAAAAAGCCCTTAAAATACGTTACCAGTTTTTACGGCATCATCGATTTACTATCCACAAGTCCAAAATATATATCACTACTATTTGGTGGTATTCACGCACTTGCCGCATTACGCGCTTTACGTTTATTACGTGTATTCCGAATCTTAAAACTAGCCCGTTTTCTTGGCGCATCACAAGTTCTTACTAATTCGCTAAAAGCCAGTCGCGCGAAAATATCAGTATTCCTGTTTGCTGTACTTATTTTATCTATTATTTTCGGGACACTTATGTACCTTATAGAAGGCGAAGTTAGTGGGTTTACAAGCATACCTGTAAGTGTATATTGGTGCATTGTAACCCTGACTACGGTTGGGTTTGGTGATATCGCACCTATAACACCAATCGGTCAATTAATAGCTGCCATTATCATGATTTTAGGTTATGGCATTATAGCGGTTCCAACCGGTATTGTTTCGGCCGAATACGTTAACCAGAGTAAAGACAAAGACGCAACACCACAAAAACCTAAAGTAAATTTAAACTCACAATCGTGTCAAAATTGCCTTGCGAGTAATCATAAAGACGAAGCAGAATTTTGCTACAACTGTGGCAATAAATTACATTAA
- a CDS encoding DNA gyrase/topoisomerase IV subunit A, translating to MAEDENDDLINNQEEEPQETITRVTGMYKDWFLDYASYVILERAVPAIEDGFKPVQRRIMHSMKDLDDGRYNKVANIVGHTMQYHPHGDASIADAMVQIGQKDLLIDTQGNWGNILTGDRAAASRYIEARISKFGLDVVFNPKITEWQASYDGRRKEPVNLPVMFPLLLAQGGEGIAVGLSTKILPHNFIELIDASIKHLQGKRFTILPDFPTAGIADFSNYNDGLRGGKVRVRSKISQLDKNTLVITELPFGTTTTTLIDSILKANDKGKIKVKKIEDNTAAEVEILVHLPSGLSPDKTIDALYAFTSCESSISPLGCVIEDNKPLFVGVTEMLRRSTDNTVDLLKQELEIRLGEFEEQWHFASLERIFIENRIYRDIEEEETWAGVISAIDNGLKPHIKHLKRAVTEEDITRLTEIRIKRISKFDIDKAQQKIDALEEQIAQIKHHLEHLIDYAIAYFTRLKKEYGEGRERKTEIRTFDDVDATKVVIRNTKLFVNREEGFIGTSLRRDEYVGDCSDIDDIIVFTKDGIMMVTKVDTKTFIGKGIIHVDIFKKKDKRTIYNMIYRDGKAGPSYIKRFAVTAVTRDREYDLTNGNKGSASLYFSANPNGEAEVISVLLRQAGSIKKLKWDIDFSDILIKGRASKGNLVTKYPIKRIELKEKGVSTLKPRKIWFDDTVQRLNVDGRGELIGEFRGEDKLLIINQSGVIKTVTPEVTMHFDDDMIVMEKWVPNKPISAVYFNGEKEMYYVKRFLIEQEGKEEHFISDHPNSLLEIVSTDWKPMAEIVFAKERGKERKENLEVNLEEFIAIKGISALGNQLTKEKVNQINVLDPIPFESPEEVHAANIEVNGEETVDGSEEDLDDESQTTLF from the coding sequence ATTCCATGAAGGATTTAGATGATGGTAGATACAATAAAGTAGCGAACATTGTTGGGCATACCATGCAGTATCACCCTCACGGAGATGCTAGTATTGCCGATGCTATGGTTCAAATTGGTCAAAAAGACTTGTTAATTGATACCCAAGGAAACTGGGGTAATATTCTAACAGGCGATCGTGCGGCAGCTTCACGTTATATCGAGGCACGTATATCTAAGTTTGGCTTAGATGTTGTTTTTAATCCTAAAATTACCGAGTGGCAAGCGAGTTACGATGGAAGAAGAAAGGAACCGGTTAATTTACCGGTAATGTTCCCGTTATTGTTAGCGCAAGGTGGCGAAGGTATTGCTGTAGGTTTGTCTACAAAAATTTTACCACACAATTTTATTGAACTTATAGATGCATCTATTAAGCATTTACAAGGTAAACGTTTTACCATTTTACCCGATTTTCCAACTGCTGGTATAGCCGATTTTTCGAACTATAACGACGGTCTTCGTGGTGGAAAAGTAAGAGTGCGTTCTAAAATATCACAGTTAGATAAAAATACTTTAGTAATTACTGAGTTGCCTTTCGGTACTACAACCACCACTTTAATCGATTCGATATTAAAAGCGAACGATAAAGGTAAAATTAAAGTTAAAAAAATTGAAGATAACACGGCTGCCGAAGTCGAAATTTTGGTGCATTTACCATCTGGATTATCTCCAGATAAAACTATTGATGCGCTTTATGCTTTTACAAGTTGCGAGTCGTCAATTTCTCCATTAGGTTGTGTTATTGAAGATAATAAACCACTATTTGTAGGGGTTACAGAAATGCTTAGAAGAAGTACCGACAATACGGTAGATCTTTTAAAACAAGAATTAGAAATTCGTTTAGGTGAATTTGAAGAGCAATGGCATTTTGCGTCTTTAGAACGTATTTTTATTGAAAACAGAATTTACCGCGATATTGAGGAAGAGGAAACTTGGGCAGGTGTAATTAGCGCCATAGATAATGGACTTAAACCTCACATAAAACATTTAAAACGTGCTGTAACCGAAGAGGATATTACACGTTTAACAGAAATTCGAATTAAACGTATTTCAAAATTTGATATTGATAAAGCTCAACAAAAAATTGATGCTTTAGAAGAACAAATTGCACAAATTAAACATCATTTAGAGCATTTAATAGATTACGCTATAGCGTATTTCACCCGTCTTAAAAAAGAATATGGTGAAGGTCGTGAGCGTAAAACAGAAATTCGAACTTTTGATGATGTTGATGCTACTAAAGTTGTTATTAGAAACACAAAACTCTTTGTAAATAGAGAAGAAGGTTTTATAGGAACCTCTTTGCGTCGTGATGAATACGTTGGCGATTGTTCTGATATTGACGATATTATTGTATTTACTAAAGATGGTATCATGATGGTAACAAAAGTAGATACCAAAACCTTTATAGGTAAAGGTATTATTCACGTGGATATCTTTAAGAAGAAAGATAAACGTACTATTTACAACATGATCTATCGTGATGGTAAAGCAGGTCCGTCGTATATCAAACGTTTTGCTGTTACTGCTGTAACGCGAGATAGAGAATACGATTTAACTAACGGAAATAAAGGTTCTGCATCATTATATTTTTCTGCGAATCCTAATGGAGAAGCAGAAGTGATATCTGTTTTATTACGTCAGGCTGGAAGTATAAAAAAATTAAAATGGGATATCGATTTTAGTGATATCTTAATTAAAGGACGTGCTTCTAAAGGGAATTTAGTAACTAAGTACCCTATAAAACGCATAGAATTAAAAGAAAAAGGGGTTTCTACGTTAAAACCTCGTAAAATTTGGTTCGATGATACCGTGCAACGTTTAAATGTTGATGGTCGAGGTGAGCTTATTGGTGAATTTAGAGGTGAAGATAAGCTTCTAATTATCAATCAATCAGGAGTGATTAAAACGGTAACTCCAGAAGTTACTATGCATTTTGATGATGATATGATTGTCATGGAAAAATGGGTGCCAAACAAACCTATTTCGGCAGTGTATTTCAATGGAGAAAAAGAAATGTATTACGTTAAACGTTTTTTAATAGAGCAAGAAGGTAAAGAGGAGCATTTTATTTCCGATCACCCAAATTCTTTATTAGAAATTGTTTCTACAGATTGGAAACCTATGGCAGAGATTGTTTTTGCTAAAGAGCGAGGTAAAGAACGAAAAGAAAACTTGGAGGTTAACTTAGAAGAATTTATAGCCATAAAAGGTATTAGCGCTTTAGGAAATCAATTAACGAAAGAGAAGGTAAATCAAATTAATGTATTAGATCCAATTCCTTTTGAATCTCCTGAAGAAGTTCATGCAGCAAATATTGAAGTTAATGGTGAGGAAACTGTTGATGGTTCTGAAGAGGATTTAGATGATGAATCTCAAACCACTTTGTTTTAA